The Notolabrus celidotus isolate fNotCel1 chromosome 16, fNotCel1.pri, whole genome shotgun sequence genomic sequence TGCTTcctctgacccccccccccccccccccccccccagtccCCCTGGAGACCTCAAGTTGGACCCAATAAACCACATCAGATTAGGAGAGACGTCCACACAAGACCACATCAGATTTGGAGACACCAggacctgtttttattttttaaggatgACTGAGGCTCAGAGAGGAGACCTATCAGACTTGGAGCGGAGGATCTTGCAGGTGATCTCTGCAGGTAAAAACATGATCATACACATCTCACTTAGATGGATTGTGTGTATATTAAGTTAATGAAAACCATTTCTTATTTAATCTCTGTTTACAGTAGCCTCTGATCAACTAGAGGGAGAGTCATGATCCTGATCAGGATAAGCATAGGCTTGTACAAATCAAGGCCCTTTCAGGGATGATAGAAGAACTAGGCGAGGTGTTTGGTGGTCCCAGCACCCCAGAGAAATAGGTTTAGCTTTCATGTCTCAGGTTAATGGTAGCGAGTCAAGACTGTTAGAGCAGAAGGAGATTCAGACTCAGAAACACCATGACCAGATAAGGAGGACTAGATCAGTGAGACAGGAGATGCACTGCTTTGTCTACAGGGGCcaacaaatcaacacaaactgaacagaTCCTTACAGGAGCGTTAGATAAtaatgtgtgcatatgtgtgtgtgtgtgtgtgtgggggggggggggggggggggtgtgtgggtgtgtgtgcatgtgtaaagatacatattcacaaaaaaaagaatcttCAGGAAAAGTATCTGAGTTCAAATTGATCAACTTTATAATGAAATTCATTATGATGGACTATATATTATGTTAGATTATATTAtactattttaaattgtgttttgttcaaatataatataatataatataatataatataatattatattatattatattatattatattgtattatattatattatattatattgtatagtatagtatagtatagtatagtatagtatagtatagtacagtatagtatagtacagtaaaTTTTGAATATTAATTGGATGTTGTTTGGGAGTTTGTAAATAACCTTATTTTTATGAACCCCCTCTGTTCTGATGTTCAAACTTCATTAAACCTTTTTAGGCAACGTTCAGGAGGCAGCCAAGCTGCTGGCCAACAACAACATACGGATAAACTGCCTTGATGAGGTAGGGTTATCAATATTAAATACATAACAACATAATAATGGTcatttttgatgttttctttacacAGATTCTCTTTACACCAGTCTGTATATTCTCCTGTGATATAACACAGACTGTAAGCCTGTGACCCTCCCCCTAATGTATCAGTGCTGTCAGTTTGACGTTTGTTCTCACTGTGACGCGAACATATGGAGACGACTGAGAGAGTGccaaacaaaagacagagacaCTACATGTAGCTCACAGACACAAAGTGTCACTGACAGATGACAGGCCCCTGAACGCATCACAGGGACATGTCTGCTAACAAAGATCTGAAGGTATCACAGAGACATGTCTACCAACACAGACCTGAATGTATTTCAGAGACATGTCCAATGATAGGAACCTAAACGCATCGCAGAGACATGTCTGCCAACAAAgacctgaatgcatcacagagACATGTCGACTTATAGGAACATGAACACTTCACAGGGAAATGTCTGCTGACAGGaacctgaatgcatcacagagacatgtctgctGAGGGTTCCTGAATGTATCTCAGAGACATGTCTGCTGACAGGgacctgaatgcatcacagagACATGACTGTTGACAGGGACATGAATGCATCACAGAGACATGATTGTTGAGATGGACCTGAATTCATCACAGAGACATATCCGTTGACAGGgacctgaatgcatcacagagacatgtctgctGATAGagacctgaacacatcacagagacatgtctgctGACAGGGACCTGAACATgtcacagagacatgtctgctGACAGGGACCTGAATGCATCATAGAGACATGTCTGCTCACAGGgacctgaatgcatcacagagACATGTGTGCTGACAGGGACCTGAACGTgtcacagagacatgtctgctGACAGGGACCTGAACGTgtcacagagacatgtctgctGACAGGgacctgaatgcatcacagagacatgtctgctGACAGGgacctgaatgcatcacagagacatgtctgctGACAGGGACCTGAATGCATCTATGAGTATATCAGAGACTGTCCTCTTCTTCCCCTGTGTTTTCATACAGAATGGGATGACTCCTCTGATGCATGCAGCGTATAAAGGTGAAGCTGAAATTTGtcgtctgctgctgcagcacggAGCTGACGTGAACTGTAACCAGCACGAGTTTGGATACACAGCACTGATGTTTGCCGGACTGTCAGGTAAACACACCTGCTTATCAAAGAAACCCAAAGCTGATGACCCCCTGGTGTTAGTTAAACCTCAACATGTTCTGTCTGTATTTGTGAACCTCAcacctttttcagggaagactgAGATCACCTCCATGATGCTGGACGCTGGAGCAGAGACGGACCAGGTCAACTCTGTGGGACGGACTGCTGCTCAGATGGCGGCTTTTGTAGGTCAGAACTTAAACACATAAGAAACCCAAGAGACCCTGACACTGGTTTATATCTACAGGTAGAGACCCTGATTGCCCACACCTGACCCTGAACCTGAACTAAACCTGTCTCTTCTCCTCCAGGTCAGCACGACTGTGTCACAGTGATAAATAACTTCTTCTCCCCGAGAAGGCTTGAGTACTACACCCGCCCTCAGGGTCTGGAGAGGGAGCCCATACTGCCCTCCCACTTAGCCGAACCTCTTCACAAGATCATCATGACCACAAACCTTAACCCGGTTAAGGTGAGGCTCTTAACCACCCACTAACTCATCAACAAGTTCACCAGCATGTTCTTGAGTTTTTTTCTTATGATCCCATTTTTAAGTAGCAGGTAAAAACCTGATCAGTGTTTCAGGGCAGTTTCTTGTGGTTGCTTACACTGCGTTCCAAATTAGTATGCAAGTTGCagttttgtgaatatttaaaaaaatatgttaacagtcgttttcaaatttgttaagtctgatagtgaatatatttcttcaactgtgtggttaaaatgatgcttttcaaagtatgtcagctgtttttaaataaatgcagaatctgcagaaatgagtgtgccaaattattatgcaggttggtgataagagcatataacttgtgaaaatttaaaaactaggcaccatttaaaacattcaattgattgaaaataataatatttacctcaactgttttcaaacttcaacaaaagcaactgttttctttacatttgtttacaaaataaaactgttaatgtctttaaaacatttcaaatctaaagtgtttctctaatgtccaatgtaacctccttttctttcagtgagggtcagaggtcactgtaaactgatttagtttctgatgacttctctgctgactctgtgagctgtaccttgtgtgtctttccaaagatgctctttgagctgtacTTCAGCCATCACTGTaaatcttctttattattgaccacaagttctcagtcgggttgagatcgggtCAGCAGgtaggccagttcatgaggcgatcctctttaaagccctgagatggcgtcctgtcctgggaataacgtgaggcatgtgacggtgcattgtgctgcatgaacactagcatcttcTTCACTTtcactgaatgtcttttcctcaaTGGAAGGAAAATTTTACACCATCCTGAACCCAGAAAGGAACAACAGGTTCATCATTAACAATGACAGCGCAGAACATAACACCACCACCTCCTTGTAGACGTCGTAGTCGAGTTGGAGCAGCATGGCCAATTGAGATCCAATCAGATGCCCCCCCATCTGGTCCTTTAAGGGTTGCCCAGCACTCATCAGTGAATATAACTTTGGAGAAGTTGGCCTTCATGTGTTGTTGAGCCCATTCCAGTCGTTTTTCctgatgtgttttcttcagtagaggtcttttcttttccttttggaCCTTTGCATCTCGTCTTAGCGTCCTACATGGAGTAGACCTGGGTACATCATCGAGCCCCACAGCTTTAAAAACGGCCTGACTGGTAGTTAAGGGTCTTTGATCAACCTCTGGTTTGATTCTTGACAGTTCTCACTTTGATGATGTTCAACAGACTTCTTCTACTCTGGGTTTTCTCTCATCCTGACTTATTGAACGTATCTCTTTAATGTTCGGTGGTCACGCTGTCATTTCTTGGCTCGATCATTGGTAGATCCCCTCTTACTCAGACTCTTGACAGTTTGACTCTTGTCCTCTTTGGTCAGGTCACTTTTCTTGCCCATGGTCAAAGTTGAATAGGACCTTCATAATAATGTGGCACACCTATATACACGTGGTCTGTGATAAAGGACATTAGAAAGCTTTGTAGATTCAAACTAAAAGGGTTTTGTTAAAGCACAAGGCCTTAAATACATCAGACTAAAACACTATCTCTTTCTGAACATCAGTCATCcagattttcaagaaaaggttacctgcataataatttggactCCTGGGAAGGAGCTGGACTCTCTCAGGGTGAGGGGTGTTTTGGAAGGGATACTTTCCCATCGCTTTGTGGCATGGTGTTGGAGGTAGACCAGTTTTACAGGTCTCAGAGGCTCACCCTGACTGTGGTTTCTTATCATGCACCAAAATGCAGTTCAGAGTAAGATCAGAGTACCTGGACCTCTTGGAATCTGTAGTTGGGGGTTGGAATGGGTGGTGACCAGGGATTAATGGTTCCATTGCAGGATTAAAAGCCTACATAGGCAGTGATAGAAAAGCACCTGGAGGGGGTGGAGGAATGGCCTGCTACATCAGAACCCGAGAGGTGTCCTGTGGTTAGACTTCTGTACTGGTCATGGATTGGTCATGAAACCTTGTTCGAGCACAGGGGGGTTCGTGAGGGTACCTGGTACCAGAACACCTTAGGCCAATGACCAATGATCAACTTTGTAGTCTGCATGTCTTGGACACTTGGGTAAAGAAAGAAGCTGGTTGACGGCTGATCTccacctggtggtgagttggatTAGGTGGCGCATGAGGTTGCCTGACAGACTCTAAATGTGTAGTGCAGGCGAGCTTGGAATGCCTGGTAAAGGCTCTTAGGTGCTGAAAGAAGTGTGACGCtgaagagggagactgttcgGGCTGGGCTAGCTAACAAGTCTCTGGAGGAAGCTAACAAGTACCAGGTGACAAGGAGATCTGGAGCTctggttggctgcagaaactaaACCATGAGTATGTGATGGAGTTTGGGGAGGCTACATGGAAAAGGACTTTTGGTTGGATGTTTTGGCAACCTGTTAAATGACTTTGGAGAAGAAAACTGGGCTTGGCTCAAAGTAACCTCTGCAGGAGTGGAGAACAGCAGATCACGAGGATGAAGATCAATGAGGATGTCTTTGGGCAgtgaaaaaatcaaacaaactctGAACACCTGAACCAAACCTGAACTGTCATATGATTCAGTTTATGACCTCCACCCTTCATATGATTCAGTGTATGACCTCCACCCTTCATATGATTCAGTGTATGCCATCCACCCTTCATATGATTCAGTGTATGATCTCCACCCTTCATATGATTCAGTGTATGACCTCCACCCTTCATATGATTCAGTGTATGACCTCCACCCTGTCATATGATTCAGTGTATGACCTCCAACGTGTCATATAATTCAGTGTATGACCTCCACCCTTCATATGATTCAGTGTATACCATCCACCCTTCATATGATTCAGTGTATGACCTCCACACTGTCAGATGATTCAGTGTATGACCTCCACCCTGTCAGATGATTCAGTGTATGACCTCCACTCTGTCAGATGATTCAGTTTATGACCTCCACTCTTCAGATGATTCAGTGTATGCCCTCCACCCTTCATATGATTCAGTGTATGACCTCCACTCTGTCAGATGATTCAGTGTATGACCTCCACCCTTTCATATGATTCAGTTTATGACCTCCACTCTTCATATGATTCAGTGTATGATCTCCACCCTGTCAGATGATTCAGTGTATGACCTCCACCCTGTCAGATGATTCAGTGTATGACCTCCACCCTTTCATATGATTCAGTTTATGACCTCCACTCTTCATATGATTCAGTGTATGACCTCCACCCTGTCAGATGATTCAGTGTGTGACCTCCACTCTTCATATGATTCAGTGTATGACCTCCACCCTGTCAGATGATTCAGTGTATGATCTCCACCCTGTCATATGATTCAGTGTATGATCTCCACCCTGTCATATGATTCAGTGTATGACCTCCACCCTGTCAGATGATTCATTGTATGACCTCCACCCTGTCAGATGATTCAGTGTATGACCTCCACCCTGTCCAAATGTAACTGTCCATCTGGTTTGTCAGATTGTCCTGTTGGTGAGGGAGAACCCGGCAATGGTGGAAGTAGCGGCCCTGGAGAAGTGTTCCCAGGTGATGGACCTGCTGTGTGAGCAGTGTGTGAAGCAACAGGACATGAATGAGGTGCTGGCCATGAAGCTGCACTACATCAGCTGTGTGTTGCAGAAATGTGTTTCCTTCCTGCACAAACAAGACCACAAGCTGGATGCACTCATCAAGAGGTGAGTCTGCGAGAGGGATAATCAGCAGCCCTGTTTGACCGGTTAGACTCGTATGACTAATCAGACCAGTctctaaataaataacaaacactACCATCTCTTGTTTATCCTGGTTTTAGCCTGCTGCGGGGGAGGGACAGCGACGGTTTCCCCCAGTACCAGGAGAAGTTCATCAGGGACTGCATCCGGAAGTTTCCATACTGCGAGGCCACGCTCCTGCAGCAGTTGGTGAGGAGCATTGCAACGGTAGAGATTGtaagtgatgaagatgagcaCAGTGATAAAGAGCGTGTTGGCAGCAGCTGACTGTCcatcatgtttctgtgtgatGATCGTCTGTTCAACCTCTGATGTGTACTGGTTTCCAGGGCAACCATCCCACAGCGTTCTCCGTGCTGAATCAGGCTCTGACAGGTCAGATGGCGTTTGTCGATGCTGATTACTGCACCGCATgtggagagaggggggctgACAAGAGGTGCTCCCTCTGCAAAGCTGTGAGTCAGAGGTTATATCCCAGTATCAgtaaatcaatgaatcaatcaatctttatttataaagcaccaaatgacaaaaaatgttctcctcagactctttccataagagcagatctagaccgtactctatgttctattatgtACTACTATTATGTATTATGAGTATGAGTCAGAGTTTACAATTAAAGTGACACCTGGTTCAGGCAGACCACTGGAGCTGCACGGATTTCACACCTGACCTGGGTCATTCTCACCACCACCTGATAAACACATCCTCTTATAGTAATGTGGCAGTCTGTTTGAGCTGACAGATGTCCAGTCTCTCCCTGACTGAGCTGAGTTTATATCTGAGAGTAAATCAAATTGTATTATAGTGtgttatactgtatatatatactgtGTTAGGTCATCTATGTCCAATATGTTGAAAGAAAACTGTAATATTAGAGGGGTGTATCAATCCTGAAGCTATTTACTCTCAGGtgaccctctctctgtcctctcaggTGTTGTACTGCAGTCTGGTGTGTCAGAAGCTTCACTGGTTCACACATAAGAGGATGTGCAGCTCTCTCCAGGAGCAGGATGCTGACCTGGAGGACAATACGCCCAGACTCAAACAGCTGAAAGGTGAAGGTCTGCAGTTAAACTCCAAActgatcctcctggtcaaagaTTCATGCTGATCTTTGAgaagacaaactgtgttcacattaaacagagtcatgtttgtcaGCCAGCTGTAGAGCAGCTggtggaagagagagggggcTGCCTCTTACCTCCTTAGTCCAGTCTTAGTGCTGCACTAGGTAAAatgttcccaaagtgggggtcacaagacactAAAGGGTAATTGCATAATTTACTCATTGTTGTAAATATATCAACGAAAGCAACaatagcagcaggttaattcataacagcacaggaaacacagcaacatgtgcCTGTAGCTAGGCTATTTTTCTGCACACCTGCTAAATAAATTATGAAGTGACACATTATTACAtccagggacagtgggggtcgcaagtctttggtacctatattttgggggtcaacggcctgaaaagtttgggaaaccCTGCACTTGGCTACCTGTTCCATCAGGCCATGGACACAGCGAGCTACCTGCTGTTAGCGTTTATGCTAAACTAGATTCTTGTACTAAACGGATGAAGAAAGCGACCTGATGATGAAGACAGTTAGCTTTCTGCTATTAGCCTTTAAGCTAAGCTAGTCTCTTGGTCtaaaaagatgaagaaagtGACCTGTTGATTGAGACAGTTAGCTTTCTGCTATTAGCCTTTAAGCTAAGCTAGTCTCTTGGTCtaaaaagatgaagaaagtGACCTGTTGATGGAGACAGCTAGCTTTCTGCTTTTAGCCTTTATACTAAGCTAGTCTTTTGGTCTAAACAGTTGATGAAAGCAACCTGGTGATGGAGACAGCTAGCTGTCTCTCTCCATGCTGTTACCCTTTGAGCTAAGAAATGATCTGGTCCTAAACAGATTATGAGACCTGGTACTAGCTTCCCGCTGATAACCTAAGCTTAGCTAGTCT encodes the following:
- the LOC117827634 gene encoding ankyrin repeat and MYND domain-containing protein 2-like isoform X2 gives rise to the protein MTEAQRGDLSDLERRILQVISAGNVQEAAKLLANNNIRINCLDENGMTPLMHAAYKGEAEICRLLLQHGADVNCNQHEFGYTALMFAGLSGKTEITSMMLDAGAETDQVNSVGRTAAQMAAFVGQHDCVTVINNFFSPRRLEYYTRPQGLEREPILPSHLAEPLHKIIMTTNLNPVKIVLLVRENPAMVEVAALEKCSQVMDLLCEQCVKQQDMNEVLAMKLHYISCVLQKCVSFLHKQDHKLDALIKSLLRGRDSDGFPQYQEKFIRDCIRKFPYCEATLLQQLGNHPTAFSVLNQALTGQMAFVDADYCTACGERGADKRCSLCKAVLYCSLVCQKLHWFTHKRMCSSLQEQDADLEDNTPRLKQLKDDESDLVMETANFLQELCLRAEEKVSAAGGCPAELLSCPSTSTQGPSGRD
- the LOC117827634 gene encoding ankyrin repeat and MYND domain-containing protein 2-like isoform X1, whose protein sequence is MTEAQRGDLSDLERRILQVISAGNVQEAAKLLANNNIRINCLDENGMTPLMHAAYKGEAEICRLLLQHGADVNCNQHEFGYTALMFAGLSGKTEITSMMLDAGAETDQVNSVGRTAAQMAAFVGQHDCVTVINNFFSPRRLEYYTRPQGLEREPILPSHLAEPLHKIIMTTNLNPVKIVLLVRENPAMVEVAALEKCSQVMDLLCEQCVKQQDMNEVLAMKLHYISCVLQKCVSFLHKQDHKLDALIKSLLRGRDSDGFPQYQEKFIRDCIRKFPYCEATLLQQLVRSIATVEIGNHPTAFSVLNQALTGQMAFVDADYCTACGERGADKRCSLCKAVLYCSLVCQKLHWFTHKRMCSSLQEQDADLEDNTPRLKQLKDDESDLVMETANFLQELCLRAEEKVSAAGGCPAELLSCPSTSTQGPSGRD
- the LOC117827634 gene encoding ankyrin repeat and MYND domain-containing protein 2-like isoform X3 → MSADRDLNASMSISETVLFFPCVFIQNGMTPLMHAAYKGEAEICRLLLQHGADVNCNQHEFGYTALMFAGLSGKTEITSMMLDAGAETDQVNSVGRTAAQMAAFVGQHDCVTVINNFFSPRRLEYYTRPQGLEREPILPSHLAEPLHKIIMTTNLNPVKIVLLVRENPAMVEVAALEKCSQVMDLLCEQCVKQQDMNEVLAMKLHYISCVLQKCVSFLHKQDHKLDALIKSLLRGRDSDGFPQYQEKFIRDCIRKFPYCEATLLQQLVRSIATVEIGNHPTAFSVLNQALTGQMAFVDADYCTACGERGADKRCSLCKAVLYCSLVCQKLHWFTHKRMCSSLQEQDADLEDNTPRLKQLKDDESDLVMETANFLQELCLRAEEKVSAAGGCPAELLSCPSTSTQGPSGRD